DNA sequence from the Scylla paramamosain isolate STU-SP2022 chromosome 4, ASM3559412v1, whole genome shotgun sequence genome:
CGTCAGCATGAGCATGAGGTACACCATCCAGTAGGGCAGCAGCCGCGAGGGATGCAGATTGAGGTGCTGGATGAAGGGATGGGCCAGGCCAGGCAGATTGTTGGGTGGCGTGTTGTCGGTCACGTAAATGGGCAGGCCCCCGCACTCCTGCAGGCCCTCGTCAGCACCCGAAAGGAGCTTGCGCAGAGCACACACGTGGGCAGCAGCGACATtacctatatataaaaaaagagaaacaatcaAATTCGCATGCCAGCCCTTGGTGACAGCAAGCCATGATCAAGATGACGTGCTTGTGAGCGATGCCTTACCCACATACGCTGCCTGAATAAAAGCTTCTGGATCCCCAACCGATGGCACCCTGTCGCCTCCTGCCCGGGCTAGACGCACGATCACCGGCACGAAGGAGCGGTCCCCCTCCCCGTACAGCAACGGTGGCCGCAAAACCACCGTCTGCAGCCCTCCGCCTGCCCGTGCGCGACACAAGCAAGGTTCATTCAATGCTCAGCACTCATCCGGTAAGATAGGTTACATATgcacagaaaataacaaaacaatgaatGTGATTCTGATGAAAATCATATTGCACATAAAAATAATGGTATAAATTtgcaataaaaaaggaaggaagaattacTGCTAGTCAGGCAGGTCATATCCTCACCCTTAAGTGTGGCCGACCCGTGGGCGCTGAGCACCACCTCCTCAGCGCGGCGTCTGTCTATGGCGTACTGACCCAGCACCAGGTGTGACTCGGACACCTCGGGAGTAAGCGGCTCCGTGTGTTCCAGAATCCTGACGCCACCCATCACCACAGCCAAGGTGCTGGTGTGCACGAGTACCCGCACACCGGCCACCTGGCACGCCGCCACCAGGCTCTTCACTCCTGCAGGCACAACGAACGAACTTGGAATTAGTCACCACGTCTTATCCAGTAAGCAGGGTGGTcacaagaagcagcagcattagtagaagtagtagtagtagtagtagtagtagcatcactagtagtagtagtagtagtagcatcactagtagtagtagtagtagtagcaacagcagcagcaccagcagcagcagcagcaccagccgtattagtagtagtagtagtagtagtagtagcagtagcagtagcagcagcagcagcagcagcagcagcagcagcagtagtagtagtagtagtagtagtagtaatgagatATTACAACAGCTTACCGTCAAGATTGACTCGTCTCCCGCGGTTGTCATAACCGAGATCTTCTTTGCGGAAGTCTGGGGTAATGGCGGAGCAGTTGATCACCGCCTCCACGCCGGCCAGGGCCTTCTCCAACTCGGCCTCGTCCACCACGTCATATCGCCGGAACACCACGGTTGCGGCAGCTTCGGGCGGAGACTCTGGGGCGCGACGGTGACTGGGTTGGCACAGGAGATGCTTGCTTTGTTGTCATCCTAACGTTAAGCCCAGTGTCTGCCTACCTCTGTGTCTCCTGTTGCCCTGCCTCACCTCACACGCTTGCTCCTCGTCTGATACACATGACACTACGCCCATTGCAGCTCACCAATTATgcatttctattctctctcagTGACTGGTGTATATTAATTCACTAAGTTCCTCGTAGGCTGTCTAACCATCAATATATCTTACCAATTACAATTACCAGCACCATATTAATTGTATTTTCAGTAGAAATGAATGCATCTGgatttactttattcatttgATTAACTAATCtacagctttatttattttcattgtttaataAATGTTAgacgtttttcttattttagttcacttctttcttcatttattaatctatttacttACAGTATTTAGTTactagtttattttatttattaatttatttcttttatttcttttttgcatATTTCATATTAGAGATTCTCCTCGAACCACCTTagaaatatagaaatatataaaagaataaataaataatcataaatatgtttaaaaaaaatccaaaggaaaaacaacaacaagcctTCCCGAGAATGTCACCCGCTGCGAAAATATTCAGAGCCGCTTTCCCAAACTGTCTGGAGTGAGAAGGATTCGCCGGGGGAGgttggggatggggggaggaagagagagagggagggagctgtGGAGCCATCTGCCAGAAATTACTGTGCTTGATAAGAAGTatgaaaaccaaacagcagaactctctctctctctctctctctctctctctctctctctctctctctctctctctctctctggctggacTTTCTTATTCTAACGCTATAAAATATACAGAATGCAAAAGTTTACTTAATGATATGAGAGAAACTTGGGTACATCTGAAGGAGAGTCTAAGGGTCTGCCCACACCAtgaaacattgtttggaaacaatgtttgcaaacagtttgcaaaatagtgtgtgtgtgtgtgtgtgtgtgtgtgtgtgtgtgtgtgtgtgtgtgtgtgtgtgtgtgtgtgtgtgtgtgtgtgtgtgtgtgtgtgcgtgcgtgcaacGGAGGTGACGATGAATCAGTTACACAGTGTTGCCAGATTGTCAGTAATTTCTGGAAATCTCAAACTTTGATCTTTTGTCAGAATTTAAGAGATTAGTTATTGTGAAATTTTCTGAAATTTTAACCTGTGGGAACCACCATCCGTAAACGTATTTCCAAGTCAGTCGTGAACATCAGAAGAAAATTGGTGAAACCTGCTCCATCTACTCTCAAATCAGTCAGAAGCAAGTCACCATAGAAGGCTActttttctaaaaaaaattttcgaccatctcttttctttttcctctacacTCATCGCAGGGAAGACGAAAACTGAGGTCTGGACAGGAAACATTATTTGAAAACAGTTTCAAACTGTTTGCAGACTGTTCGGAAATTGTTTGTAAACTGTTTGAAGTTTGCAAACAATTTGCAAACATTATTtccaaaaaaatatttcttggtgtggacaggccttaaggttctctctctctctctctctctctctctctctctctctctctctctctctctctctctctccaaagttTGGGAACCATGATTTTAAAAGGCCAATCCATTCTACTAATTcctagtgttctctctctctctctgtgtgtgtgtgtgtgtgtgtgtgtgtgtgtgtgtgtgtgtgtgtgtgtgtgccactaACCGATGACCGGCTTGTAGGATTTAGAGTCGATAACTCTGATCTCCTTGACGGAGGGCTGGACGGCGAGCAGCTGCGCCACCACGTGCTGCCCGAGGAACCCGCTGCCGCCTGcacgaggaagagaaattagCATGTAGAGAAATTatcaacatcacacacacacacacacacacacacagacatatagGTACGCACGAACagacgcatacacacacagatatacacacagatagattggtagataagaagaaaaatatagacataactgaatagatggatagatacacaTTTTATTGAGCACAAATTTGCCAATATCATAAAAGAATGTAATAATTTAATTTAAAagcgtaaaacacacacacacacacacacacacacacacacacacacacacacacacacacacacacacacacacacacatacacacacgtcctGCCTGTCtctatatttcctcctaccTTTGACTTCAGCCGCTTCAATGGAAAGGTTTCGAGACACTTCTTAAATTCTGAATAATCCTCTTCCgactttctttagggactggcttAAAtgcagtgggcctttttttcaacccctttttgttgccctagctCAGAGCCCTtgcataaacacaaacacactcatccacccatcccCACACTCACACAGATAAGATACCCATGCGTGCCTCTGATAGTCAGTCAACAACTACTCCCTGGCGTCAGTGTCACAATGATTGGGTTGTATTCGTCTCTGGGTGAATGGAAGGACGCTGTTATGGACTCATCTTGTCTACACACTTAATTCTCATGAGAAAGTTACAACCTTATCGATCTTACTATGGTATACCGTTTTTCTAGcttcgttattttatttatttatttatctatttatttatttatttatttatttacttttatttttttggccaACAAGTACAAAATGAGAACAGTCCTAATGGTCTCTCTTCATATATACATACCGAGCAGAGATTCCATCAAAGGAAGACGAACCGGACACTATGGCGGGTATTCTCAGTTCCCTCAATGCATTCCTTTTAGTCGCCTTTTACAATACAAAGGTAATGTAGTACTGATATTCTTCTAAGCTAGCCGCTGCCATAGAGGGATAACAATGACAGTAAAAATACATAATagcctatctgtctatttaccaGACTGACATCCGATTTCAGAGTTGCATAACTGTGACAAGGAGTCTACAGATATACATTGACAAGCATTCCTTCACATCTCAGCCTCTCATTCATGTCGTCATCGTTATAATTGCCGTCATTAGCTATCATTATTAAAATTTCTGTACGGTGAACTTCCCCAGATTCCTGACGTGGCATCCTCCGACAGAAGGAACGGAGAGAAAGttctaccaaaaaaaaaggagagaaaaaaaatgacgaaactatcttttttttttctttttgtcccttCATAATAAATCCTGAATATGTCTGACACCTAAACATATTACCGCGACCTTTTGATTTTACTTTCATGTATGTCTTTATTTGAACAACTGAGACGCTTTTATTGcacatcctctcccttcagGCTTCAGACACAGCCACACAACCGGAAGCGCCACCTCG
Encoded proteins:
- the LOC135099838 gene encoding 3 beta-hydroxysteroid dehydrogenase type 7-like: MEGLVVAVVGGSGFLGQHVVAQLLAVQPSVKEIRVIDSKSYKPVIESPPEAAATVVFRRYDVVDEAELEKALAGVEAVINCSAITPDFRKEDLGYDNRGRRVNLDGVKSLVAACQVAGVRVLVHTSTLAVVMGGVRILEHTEPLTPEVSESHLVLGQYAIDRRRAEEVVLSAHGSATLKGGGLQTVVLRPPLLYGEGDRSFVPVIVRLARAGGDRVPSVGDPEAFIQAAYVGNVAAAHVCALRKLLSGADEGLQECGGLPIYVTDNTPPNNLPGLAHPFIQHLNLHPSRLLPYWMVYLMLMLTAIWTAVWAVLGFASRPSSLPSLILHRFSGTATVVSRMRAELCIGYSPPYSWSEAQRRANLYYCKKIT